The region TATCGTGAACATCCATCCCCGTTTCGTGCTGGGGGTGGTGGGGCCGCTCCTGCGCTGGGACCGCATCCAGTACGTGAAGGGCTTTTACCGCCGGCCCCTGCGCGAAGGGGAGCATATCCGCGCCGGCGGTGGGGGTCGGGTAACCGAACTAGTGGCCCGCCCTCTGCTGAACCTGTTCTTCCCCGAATTGTCGGGCCTGATCCAGCCGCTGAGCGGGGAATACGCCGGCCGGCGCAGGGTGCTGGAACGCGTCCCCTTCTTCATGGGCTACGGCGTCGAATCCGGTCTGCTTATTGACCTCCTGGAGCTTTGCGGATTGAACGCTATCGCCCAGACCGACCTGGAGATGCGTGTGCACCACAACCAGCCGTTATCCAACCTGAGCAAGATGGCCTTTGCCATCATTCAGGTATTTATGGCGCGCCTGGGAGAGCGGCTGGACGCCCCGCTGGGGGAGGCGATGCACCGCACCATGAAGATCATCTGCCAGGAACCGGGCCGCATGTACCTGACGGAAGAGGAGATCACGGAAAAGGAGCGTCCGCCCATGCTCACCGTGTCGGCGTACCGCCGGCGCTTCGGGCGGAGCGAGGAAGCCGCGCTACAGCACCCCGAACCAGATCAGCACGCCCAGGATGATGAAGGCGGCGGCAGATAAGAGGCGCAGGATACGCTCCGGCACCAGCCGGCTGATGCC is a window of Anaerolineae bacterium DNA encoding:
- a CDS encoding glucosyl-3-phosphoglycerate synthase, encoding IVNIHPRFVLGVVGPLLRWDRIQYVKGFYRRPLREGEHIRAGGGGRVTELVARPLLNLFFPELSGLIQPLSGEYAGRRRVLERVPFFMGYGVESGLLIDLLELCGLNAIAQTDLEMRVHHNQPLSNLSKMAFAIIQVFMARLGERLDAPLGEAMHRTMKIICQEPGRMYLTEEEITEKERPPMLTVSAYRRRFGRSEEAALQHPEPDQHAQDDEGGGR